A region of Ferruginibacter albus DNA encodes the following proteins:
- a CDS encoding Crp/Fnr family transcriptional regulator, with product MKQDSTYLSLLRPYELKHGASPHTKFLRSFYPDLSAEACQYIDQNCYTLKLKKNQQLLKAGQKCSYLFLINAGILRAYIQQGKKEITTWIVDEHSLITSIESFYNQTVAVENIAAVEDCELSAIDYNTLQYLYNKFPELNYVGRIILEQYYIDADKRAYISRLTRASEKYKHFVETKEELSNRVPLKYIASYLNMTLETLSRVRSGYRNKSSF from the coding sequence ATGAAACAGGATTCGACTTACCTCTCTTTATTACGGCCATATGAGCTGAAACATGGCGCTTCTCCTCATACAAAGTTTTTACGTTCTTTTTATCCTGATCTGTCTGCGGAAGCTTGTCAGTATATTGATCAGAATTGTTACACCTTAAAACTAAAAAAGAATCAGCAATTATTAAAAGCAGGACAAAAGTGTTCTTATTTATTCCTGATCAATGCAGGAATTCTAAGAGCATATATACAACAAGGGAAAAAAGAAATTACAACATGGATTGTAGATGAACATAGCCTGATAACATCTATTGAAAGCTTTTATAATCAAACGGTGGCTGTTGAAAATATTGCAGCTGTGGAAGATTGTGAGTTGTCTGCAATAGACTATAATACTTTACAATACCTGTATAATAAATTCCCCGAATTAAATTATGTCGGCAGAATTATTTTGGAGCAATATTATATTGATGCAGATAAAAGAGCTTATATCAGCCGACTTACAAGAGCTTCGGAAAAATACAAGCATTTTGTTGAAACAAAAGAAGAACTGTCCAACAGGGTTCCTTTAAAATATATTGCCTCTTACCTTAACATGACATTGGAAACGCTGAGCAGGGTGAGGAGCGGTTATAGAAATAAAAGTAGTTTCTAA
- a CDS encoding helix-turn-helix domain-containing protein — MKPLIDSKIFLEKVSSNIEHIRLLQKKTIKEMAVQLQLTNSGYRNLERGITDISISKLCQIATVLNVEINVLFNIDNPFHLRYNNSNSEEIIDQLKSSIQHQKEEIAFLRKQLELIVMHKS, encoded by the coding sequence ATGAAGCCCTTAATCGATTCTAAAATCTTTTTGGAAAAAGTAAGCAGCAACATTGAGCACATACGACTCTTGCAAAAGAAAACTATAAAGGAAATGGCAGTACAATTGCAGCTAACAAATAGCGGCTATAGAAATCTGGAAAGAGGTATAACCGATATTTCTATTTCCAAATTGTGCCAGATAGCTACTGTTTTAAATGTTGAAATTAATGTACTCTTTAATATAGACAACCCTTTCCATTTAAGATACAACAACTCTAATTCTGAAGAAATAATAGATCAATTAAAATCAAGCATACAACACCAAAAAGAAGAAATTGCTTTTTTAAGAAAGCAATTGGAATTAATAGTTATGCACAAATCATAA
- a CDS encoding Ig-like domain-containing protein → MKKNFRPFNVFVFVCFFAISSTKSYAQIFSQTFAGHAIGPIGGSSATYITDADYYTTSSEANKFSNIACGAIANLKIGINPNGSSGDFTVTDGASAGFFLLSRKNFASQETTPPTAIKITFNAKFDVSSQANAGVARFIFQIGSKFSDAWSSYAGAMKEPYDNVFAGIVFRANNSTSGATIYENDNTTQIGSSTIGESYSTWTLVLNNSGSTLIYTSPTGSLEAVANRKYDIWIGTTKWGDDLSAPGVNATLTDFKFATIDNLATGQIGISLQDFKIDNLLAVGNTAPSFLTTSPSLTVNQNSCSADFKSLMNISDIDPGQTETWTQSSAPAHGTLTIINATADSDSTNIAPKGIMTYTPAAGYSGSDAFTIQVSDGKTTITKNVMVIINAIQPADSQSTTNLYFNRLLGREALLSSIEIGTSNSLNNGYLGAQSYVLGYKDTVQGSYMNIIGQLNKVDGGANTVVGKSNICSGNASVILGRYNKAEIAVETYLLGSNNKTNSSVYTDASYAIGRANQICYANAYAVGYKNITGAYEAISVGVKNAVTGDMSSVFGYGNTITDTQAVAVGYQNKVTKRYGLAFGKENEIGGLKSVAIGTHNIVTAQKALALGRDLTISNSIDNPTQFDNSVKIGVSDNAYMVLLQSGNVGIGTTPESNTKLQVNGNVKAIGLIIPTGAAYGKVLTSDSNGLASWQMPTGNNSNDALWSLSGNDLSSSSTANIGIGVNKVPIGYKLAVNGDALFTKIKVKAYNATTWPDYVFADNYNLPKLKEVEQYLKQNKHLRGIPSALEIQTNGIDVADNEAALLQKIEELTLYVIDENKKNEDLSKQVMQHNQQLQELQQQLQQVMGKLNSK, encoded by the coding sequence ATGAAGAAAAATTTTCGACCATTTAATGTCTTTGTATTTGTTTGTTTCTTCGCAATTAGTTCAACCAAAAGTTACGCTCAGATATTTAGTCAAACTTTTGCAGGGCATGCTATTGGTCCGATTGGAGGATCATCTGCAACATATATTACAGATGCTGATTATTATACTACTAGCAGTGAGGCAAATAAATTTTCAAATATAGCATGCGGAGCCATTGCAAACTTGAAAATTGGTATAAACCCTAATGGTTCTTCTGGTGATTTCACAGTAACAGATGGTGCAAGTGCGGGTTTTTTTCTATTATCGAGAAAGAATTTTGCAAGTCAGGAAACGACTCCACCCACTGCAATAAAGATAACATTTAATGCAAAATTCGATGTTTCCTCCCAAGCGAATGCGGGCGTTGCAAGATTTATTTTTCAAATTGGGTCTAAGTTTTCAGATGCATGGAGTTCATACGCCGGTGCAATGAAAGAGCCATATGATAATGTTTTTGCCGGAATTGTATTTAGGGCAAATAACTCCACAAGCGGCGCAACTATTTATGAAAACGATAATACCACTCAAATCGGTTCTTCTACTATTGGAGAGTCGTATAGCACATGGACATTAGTATTAAATAATTCAGGAAGTACACTTATTTATACTTCTCCTACCGGCTCTTTAGAAGCAGTTGCTAACAGAAAATATGATATTTGGATAGGAACAACCAAATGGGGAGATGACCTTAGTGCACCGGGAGTCAATGCAACTCTTACTGATTTTAAATTTGCTACTATTGATAATCTCGCTACTGGTCAAATCGGTATTTCTTTACAGGATTTCAAAATAGATAATCTTTTAGCAGTTGGCAATACAGCTCCTTCTTTTTTGACAACATCGCCTTCTCTTACAGTTAATCAAAATAGCTGTTCAGCAGATTTTAAATCTTTAATGAATATTAGTGATATAGATCCAGGACAAACAGAAACATGGACACAATCTTCAGCACCTGCGCACGGCACATTAACAATTATAAATGCAACAGCTGATTCAGACTCTACTAATATTGCTCCCAAAGGTATTATGACATATACACCTGCAGCAGGCTACAGCGGTTCTGATGCTTTTACGATACAGGTATCTGACGGTAAAACAACAATAACTAAAAATGTAATGGTTATAATAAACGCTATTCAGCCTGCCGATAGTCAAAGCACAACCAATCTTTATTTTAATAGACTATTAGGGCGGGAAGCATTGCTTTCATCAATAGAAATTGGTACTAGTAATTCTTTAAATAACGGTTATTTAGGTGCTCAGAGTTATGTATTAGGATATAAGGATACAGTTCAGGGGTCTTACATGAATATTATAGGGCAACTTAATAAGGTTGATGGGGGAGCCAATACGGTAGTCGGGAAATCAAATATATGTTCAGGTAACGCCTCTGTTATATTAGGTAGATATAATAAAGCAGAGATAGCTGTTGAAACATATCTGCTTGGATCAAACAATAAAACAAATAGTTCTGTATATACAGATGCTTCTTATGCAATAGGGAGGGCTAATCAGATATGTTATGCAAATGCATATGCCGTTGGGTATAAAAATATAACAGGAGCCTACGAAGCCATAAGCGTTGGAGTTAAGAATGCTGTTACAGGTGATATGTCATCCGTTTTCGGCTATGGAAATACAATTACAGACACACAAGCTGTTGCAGTAGGGTATCAAAATAAAGTTACTAAACGATATGGGTTAGCCTTTGGTAAAGAAAATGAGATAGGTGGGTTAAAATCGGTCGCAATTGGCACGCATAACATAGTTACTGCTCAAAAAGCACTTGCCTTAGGAAGGGATCTTACCATAAGCAATTCAATTGATAATCCTACACAATTTGATAATTCAGTTAAAATAGGAGTTTCGGATAATGCTTATATGGTTTTGTTACAATCAGGAAATGTAGGCATAGGAACAACTCCTGAAAGTAATACAAAATTACAAGTGAACGGCAATGTAAAAGCAATCGGATTAATTATTCCGACTGGCGCAGCCTATGGGAAAGTATTGACCAGTGACTCAAACGGATTAGCCTCTTGGCAGATGCCGACTGGAAATAATTCAAACGATGCTCTATGGTCATTATCGGGCAATGATCTTTCTAGTAGTAGCACTGCTAATATAGGCATAGGTGTAAATAAAGTTCCTATCGGTTATAAATTAGCAGTTAATGGAGATGCCCTTTTTACCAAAATAAAAGTTAAAGCGTACAATGCTACAACATGGCCCGACTATGTTTTTGCTGATAACTACAATTTACCCAAACTAAAAGAGGTTGAGCAATATTTAAAACAAAACAAACATTTACGAGGTATCCCTTCAGCATTAGAAATACAAACCAATGGTATTGATGTAGCAGATAATGAGGCTGCATTGTTACAAAAAATAGAAGAGTTGACTTTGTATGTTATTGATGAGAATAAGAAAAATGAAGACCTGTCAAAGCAGGTAATGCAACACAATCAACAATTACAAGAGTTGCAACAACAACTTCAACAAGTAATGGGAAAATTAAACAGTAAGTAA
- a CDS encoding multidrug effflux MFS transporter — MDFISVSQTTENKQYIKRSRTQHIFLLLMIGALNTITPISIDMYLPAFPKIAADMHTSIGNVALSVSTYFLGFALGQILYGPLLDRFGRKRPLHIGLCLYIIATILCATCTSIEMLWLMRFIQAVSGCVASVAAMAMVLDFFPTDKSAQIISLLILILSVSPLLAPTAGTFIIDTWNWRFVFIVLAIIAALLLVVVFFFLPEGHQPDKTVSLLPKPIINGFKTILTTKQFYVYALAGTFSFAGLFVYVAGSPAVFMDEFHVSAKVYGAIFAGLSLGFIGSSQLNHILTKHFTNESILKATSIIQSITSILFLFFILNNWYNITLIIAFLFVLLACSGLTYPNAAAVAMRSFTKNAGTASSLLGFIQIGIGGIISAAVGMLHFKGSLAVSFVIAASSCIAFFILLLGERRKSN, encoded by the coding sequence ATGGATTTTATTTCAGTTTCCCAAACAACAGAGAATAAGCAATATATTAAAAGAAGCAGGACACAGCATATCTTTTTACTCCTGATGATCGGCGCATTGAATACCATAACGCCTATCTCTATTGATATGTATTTACCTGCATTTCCTAAGATAGCAGCGGACATGCATACTTCTATCGGTAATGTAGCATTATCTGTCAGCACTTATTTTTTAGGTTTTGCATTGGGACAGATCTTATATGGTCCGCTATTGGACCGGTTTGGAAGAAAACGCCCATTACACATCGGCCTTTGCCTATATATTATTGCAACCATTTTATGCGCTACCTGCACCTCTATTGAAATGCTGTGGCTGATGCGCTTTATACAAGCCGTAAGCGGTTGTGTGGCTTCGGTTGCTGCCATGGCAATGGTGCTTGATTTTTTTCCTACTGATAAAAGTGCGCAGATCATTTCTTTGTTGATATTGATATTAAGCGTGTCTCCTTTGCTGGCGCCTACTGCAGGAACTTTTATAATTGATACCTGGAACTGGCGATTTGTTTTTATTGTATTGGCAATTATTGCAGCATTACTCTTAGTGGTTGTATTCTTCTTTTTACCGGAAGGACATCAGCCGGATAAAACAGTATCCCTGCTACCCAAGCCCATCATCAACGGGTTCAAAACTATTTTAACTACCAAACAGTTTTATGTATATGCATTGGCAGGGACGTTTTCTTTTGCAGGCTTGTTTGTATATGTAGCAGGTTCACCGGCTGTTTTTATGGATGAGTTTCATGTAAGTGCTAAAGTATATGGAGCCATCTTTGCCGGGCTGTCACTGGGTTTTATTGGAAGCAGTCAGTTGAATCATATACTCACCAAACATTTTACCAATGAAAGCATATTAAAAGCTACATCTATCATTCAATCAATTACCAGCATTTTGTTTTTATTCTTTATACTCAATAACTGGTATAATATCACTCTTATTATCGCTTTCCTGTTTGTATTGCTTGCCTGCTCCGGATTAACCTATCCCAATGCAGCGGCTGTAGCCATGCGGTCTTTCACAAAAAATGCCGGCACGGCTTCTTCCCTATTGGGTTTTATTCAAATTGGTATTGGCGGAATAATTTCTGCAGCTGTGGGTATGTTGCATTTTAAAGGAAGCCTGGCTGTTTCTTTTGTAATAGCCGCATCCTCCTGCATTGCATTTTTTATTTTACTGTTGGGTGAAAGAAGAAAAAGCAACTAA
- a CDS encoding phospholipase D-like domain-containing protein, which yields MTTKKGAPGIICYSNNAETLIAWEYPAKIKNCVGFALFRKKNDETDASAEPVYTSVGFDGDSAKTDEWRPSTEWPIQKFVWTDFFVKLNDTVCYKVIPMIWDGTTLIKDIKNSSAWSNRVKVNISKDCCAYFNVGIIGSQAISRRMQQLNKGDLKKKLDDVLNEEDSDIRKFLGGEMVQKAYDLLDGVYKNKQVIYCCLYELDEPGLIRRLCKIGSRANVILSNGSYKSNNKDPNKPARKQLKDAGVKVVDRILTQGLGHHKFLLIGDKGAKPTDPPDLQFVWTGSMNWTMHGLFTQVNNSVLLKNAEVAGWYYNQWKKIAAVEQSIINKEETSHFPKAFKESNSTAVEDDKIKIKTWFAPVINKVDLEDAKQLITKAKTGILFLMFKPGNDSTLYNFIAQTSRARKSLFVHGMLNAEMGGKDSPLTFFHRGKPQVVNISTVLPDKNDKDLKYWMKEIGVLHGSVKIHSKIILIDPFSDNCILMTGSHNMGPNASTSNDDNLNIITGHKDLCMQYAVNIITVYNHFRSRFYIKRLGLDWEGNHKDDKWMGSYMTGPKKDEIKFWMQEK from the coding sequence ATGACGACTAAAAAAGGAGCACCCGGCATTATTTGCTATTCAAATAATGCGGAAACACTTATTGCATGGGAATACCCAGCTAAAATTAAAAACTGCGTTGGCTTTGCACTCTTTCGAAAAAAAAATGATGAGACCGATGCCTCTGCGGAACCGGTTTACACTTCTGTAGGCTTTGACGGAGATTCAGCAAAAACAGATGAATGGCGCCCAAGTACCGAATGGCCAATACAGAAATTTGTTTGGACAGATTTTTTTGTGAAATTAAATGATACGGTATGTTATAAAGTTATTCCAATGATATGGGATGGTACCACACTTATAAAGGATATTAAAAATTCATCTGCCTGGAGTAATAGAGTTAAAGTAAATATTTCCAAAGATTGTTGCGCTTATTTTAATGTGGGGATAATAGGCTCACAAGCAATAAGCAGGAGAATGCAGCAATTAAATAAAGGAGATCTGAAAAAGAAACTGGACGATGTGCTGAATGAAGAAGATTCTGATATACGAAAATTCTTAGGTGGAGAAATGGTACAGAAGGCGTATGATCTGTTAGATGGAGTATATAAAAACAAGCAGGTGATTTATTGTTGTTTATATGAATTAGATGAGCCGGGGCTGATACGGAGGTTATGTAAGATCGGAAGCAGGGCAAATGTTATATTATCGAATGGTTCTTATAAATCCAACAATAAAGATCCTAATAAACCTGCAAGAAAACAGTTGAAAGATGCGGGTGTAAAAGTGGTTGACAGGATACTTACGCAAGGATTGGGGCATCATAAATTTTTATTGATAGGTGATAAGGGCGCAAAGCCAACAGACCCGCCTGATCTGCAATTTGTATGGACAGGGAGCATGAATTGGACGATGCACGGACTATTTACACAAGTAAACAATAGTGTATTACTGAAAAATGCAGAAGTTGCCGGCTGGTATTACAACCAATGGAAAAAGATTGCCGCAGTAGAGCAAAGTATAATAAACAAAGAAGAAACAAGTCATTTCCCTAAAGCATTTAAAGAGTCTAATTCAACAGCAGTAGAAGATGATAAAATAAAAATTAAGACCTGGTTTGCACCCGTTATCAATAAGGTGGATCTTGAAGATGCAAAACAACTTATTACCAAAGCAAAGACGGGAATCCTGTTTTTAATGTTTAAACCGGGCAATGATTCCACTTTATATAATTTCATTGCGCAAACAAGCAGAGCAAGAAAAAGTCTTTTTGTTCATGGCATGCTGAACGCAGAAATGGGAGGTAAAGATTCTCCGTTAACTTTCTTTCATCGCGGTAAACCGCAGGTAGTGAATATTTCAACAGTTCTTCCTGATAAAAATGATAAAGATCTTAAATATTGGATGAAAGAAATTGGTGTACTCCATGGCTCGGTAAAAATTCACAGTAAAATTATTTTGATCGATCCCTTCTCCGACAATTGTATATTAATGACAGGCTCACATAATATGGGGCCTAATGCAAGTACCAGTAACGATGATAATTTAAATATAATTACGGGGCATAAAGATCTATGCATGCAATATGCAGTAAACATTATTACAGTTTACAATCATTTCAGAAGCCGTTTTTATATTAAGCGTCTTGGATTAGATTGGGAAGGAAACCATAAAGATGATAAATGGATGGGAAGCTACATGACCGGGCCTAAAAAAGATGAAATTAAATTTTGGATGCAGGAAAAATAA